The following coding sequences lie in one Cannabis sativa cultivar Pink pepper isolate KNU-18-1 chromosome 5, ASM2916894v1, whole genome shotgun sequence genomic window:
- the LOC133037760 gene encoding (-)-limonene synthase, chloroplastic-like, with protein sequence MQCMAFHQFAPSSSLPIWSRVNNRFTPKTSIITSISKPKSKPKSNLKSRSKLRSRSRSSTCYPIQCIVIDNPSSTIINNSDRRSANYGPPIWSFDFIQSLSTQYKGELYTSRLNKLEKDVKRILVGEENCLAQLELIDTIQRLGLSYRFENEIISILKEKFTNNNNNPNPNYDLYATALQFRLLRQYGFEVSQEIFNNFKDQKTGEFKANISNDIMGALGLYEASFYGKKGESILDEARIFTTKCLKNYIEKNKLLDDDDNIIALFVNHALETPLHWRINRLEARWFIDMYQKKKDMNFTLLEFAKLDFNMLQSIHQEDLKHLSRWWEQSKLGEKKMENYVRDRLVEAFLWQIGVKFEPQFSQFRRISARLYVLITVIDDIYDVYGTLEELELFTKAIERWDVKAINELPEYMRMPFFFLFNTVNEMGYDTLADKNFINIEYLKKSWVVWSKYQLEEAKWFYSGYKPTLEEYMKNTWISVGGPIILLHAYFAFTNPLEKASIKFLEEGYDDPSINIHEGSLEISNDGYPTIFHLGSILLRLEDDLGTSSDEMKRGDVPKSIQCYMNDTGVSEDEAREHIKFLIMETWKEMNKEMDFNNYFSKEVVHVCKNLGRTAKFIYLYGDGHASQNNLSKGHISDLIINPIPM encoded by the exons ATGCAGTGCATGGCTTTTCACCAATTTGCTCCATCATCATCCCTCCCTATTTGGAGTAGAGTTAATAATCGTTTTACACCAAAAACTTCTATTATTACTTCTATTTCAAAACCAAAATCAAAACCAAAATCAAACTTGAAATCGAGATCGAAATTGAGATCGAGATCAAGATCAAGTACTTGTTACCCCATACAATGTATTGTGATTGATAACCCTAGTTCTACGATTATTAATAATAGTGATCGAAGATCGGCCAACTATGGACCTCCCATTTGGtcttttgattttattcaatcTCTTTCAACTCAATATAAG ggTGAACTTTATACAAGTCGATTAAATAAGCTGGAGAAAGACGTGAAAAGGATACTGGTTGGAGAGGAAAATTGTTTAGCTCAACTTGAGCTAATTGATACAATACAAAGACTTGGATTATCTTATCGTTTTGAGAATGAAATCATTtctattttgaaagaaaaattcaccaataataataacaacccTAATCCTAATTATGATTTATATGCTACTGCTCTCCAATTTAGGCTTCTACGCCAATATGGATTTGAAGTATCTCAAG aaattttcaataatttcaAAGATCAGAAGACAGGAGAGTTCAAGGCAAATATAAGTAATGATATTATGGGAGCATTAGGCTTATATGAAGCTTCATTCTATGGGAAAAAGGGTGAAAGTATTTTGGATGAAGCAAGaattttcacaacaaaatgtcTCAAAAATTACATAGAGaaaaacaaattattagatgatgatgataatattATTGCATTATTTGTTAACCATGCTTTGGAGACTCCACTTCATTGGAGAATAAATAGGTTGGAAGCTAGGTGGTTCATTGATATGTACCAGAAGAAAAAAGACATGAATTTCACATTACTTGAATTTGCCAAATTGGATTTTAACATGCTCCAATCAATACACCAAGAAGATCTAAAACATCTATCAAG ATGGTGGGAGCAATCTAAACTTGGggaaaagaaaatggaaaattaTGTTAGAGATAGATTGGTGGAGGCTTTTTTATGGCAGATTGGAGTAAAATTTGAGCCACAATTCAGTCAGTTTAGAAGAATATCTGCAAGATTATATGTTCTAATTACAGTAATTGATGACATATATGATGTGTATGGAACATTGGAGGAATTAGAGCTTTTCACAAAAGCTATTGAAAG ATGGGATGTGAAAGCCATAAATGAGTTACCAGAATATATGAGAATgcctttctttttcttattcaATACTGTGAATGAAATGGGGTATGATACCTTAGCAGACAAaaatttcatcaacattgaataCCTCAAGAAATCG TGGGTGGTTTGGTCTAAATATCAATTAGAAGAGGCAAAATGGTTCTATAGTGGATACAAACCAACATTAGAAGAATATATGAAGAATACATGGATTTCAGTTGGGGGACCAATTATTCTTTTGCATGCTTATTTTGCTTTCACAAATCCCTTAGAAAAAGCTTCCATAAAATTCTTGGAAGAAGGTTATGATGATCCTTCCATAAATATTCATGAAGGATCCCTGGAAATATCAAATGATGGTTACCCTACCATATTTCATCTTGGATCCATACTTTTACGACTTGAAGATGACCTAGGAACATCGTCG GATGAGATGAAAAGAGGAGATGTTCCGAAATCAATTCAATGTTACATGAATGATACAGGTGTTTCTGAAGATGAAGCTCGCGAGCACATCAAATTTTTGATAATGGAAACATGGAAAGAGATGAATAAAGAAATGGACTTCAATAATTATTTCTCGAAAGAAGTTGTTCATGTTTGCAAAAATCTTGGTAGAACAGCCAAATTTATATACCTTTATGGTGATGGACATGCTTCTCAGAATAATTTATCAAAGGGACATATTTCAGATTTGATTATTAACCCTATTCCCATGtaa
- the LOC133038077 gene encoding uncharacterized protein LOC133038077, with amino-acid sequence MWIDLWNSTLHPHLKLLLWKIWSDLLPTKGRLGLEDKSCVFCGLEDESALHLFCSCSVTRALWFQCKWGFRTDSFSWSSIADFGMWWAKLLDDEAQSYIACLCDIVWRKRNNIIFKGDCCNMQAMIKEIRERAAEMHFSMASTEVIEHQEDVVNEPLPHQDFIKYSVDASGLNSKAGLGVVELSGEAVGDWWATTEISEVSGVLEGELRAIRLALVQASLRNVTKLLVQSDSKAAVLALRCGSLPLAWGTYPVYESCLSLCKCFDHVIFSFIPREENRVADALAGWARSSSSCISGLLRDVAPFVATTLM; translated from the coding sequence ATGTGGATTGATCTCTGGAATTCGACCCTTCATCCTCACCTGAAGCTTCTTCTCTGGAAGATTTGGTCAGACTTACTGCCTACTAAAGGCCGTCTTGGTTTGGAAGATAAGTCTTGTGTTTTTTGTGGTTTGGAGGATGAGTCGGCCTTGCATTTATTCTGCTCTTGCAGCGTCACCAGAGCTCTTTGGTTTCAATGTAAATGGGGATTTCGCACGGATTCCTTCAGTTGGTCATCTATAGCAGACTTTGGGATGTGGTGGGCCAAGTTATTGGATGATGAGGCTCAATCGTATATTGCCTGCTTGTGTGATATCGTTTGGCGCAAAAGAAATAACATAATCTTTAAAGGGGACTGTTGCAATATGCAGGCTATGATCAAGGAAATCAGAGAGAGAGCAGCGGAGATGCACTTCTCTATGGCCTCGACAGAGGTGATCGAACATCAAGAGGATGTGGTAAATGAACCACTTCCTCATCAGGATTTTATTAAGTATAGTGTTGATGCTTCTGGTTTGAATTCGAAGGCTGGTTTAGGAGTGGTGGAGCTGTCGGGTGAGGCTGTAGGAGATTGGTGGGCGACTACAGAAATTTCTGAGGTTTCTGGGGTGCTCGAGGGGGAGTTGCGGGCTATTCGCTTGGCTCTTGTTCAGGCGAGTTTGAGAAATGTTACCAAGTTGCTGGTGCAATCTGATTCGAAGGCTGCGGTATTGGCTCTCAGATGTGGGAGTTTACCTTTGGCCTGGGGCACTTACCCTGTTTATGAATCCTGTCTATCTTTGTGTAAGTGCTTTGATCATGTAATATTCTCTTTTATTCCTCGAGAGGAAAATAGGGTAGCTGATGCTCTTGCGGGGTGGGCGAGAAGCTCTTCGTCCTGTATCTCGGGCCTTCTCAGGGATGTAGCCCCCTTTGTGGCTACAACTCTCATGTAA